From the genome of Deinococcus sp. JMULE3, one region includes:
- the murC gene encoding UDP-N-acetylmuramate--L-alanine ligase: MGAGGIGMSAFARLLSAQGHRVSGCDEHVTDLTARLSQEGIPVAPEHSASHVTDEPFGRVDVLVASEAVPKDHPELVAARAAGVEIRPRMALLDELLRAGTSIGVIGTHGKTTTTSMIAVALAGAGLDPSAFVGGIVPEFGSNARTGSGPFVAEVDESDKGFAALAAGTAVFTNAEDDHVGGNQATYWETVEEQHAAFARFVAQSGRVLLCADWPGLDALCAGARERLTYGQAEGADYRAVNLRPDADGTTFTVLRRGEPLAEARVALPGLHNVLNALAALAVVDLHGGNVEQAASALAEFRGPGRRWQRIGELNGALVIDDYAHNATKVAAAVQAARQTGRRVRVVFQPHRYLRTQQSWPRLADALMDADEVLLLDIAAASETPIPGIHATLISDRMSEGGHAGVRYLPDRAEVLRVLRETAGPGDLIVTMGAGDVWKLSRELVGTL; this comes from the coding sequence ATGGGGGCGGGCGGCATTGGCATGAGTGCCTTCGCGCGCCTGCTGTCGGCGCAGGGGCACCGCGTGAGCGGCTGTGACGAGCACGTCACGGACCTGACGGCGCGCCTGTCGCAGGAGGGTATTCCGGTCGCGCCGGAGCACTCGGCGTCGCACGTGACCGACGAGCCGTTCGGGCGCGTTGACGTGCTGGTCGCGTCGGAAGCGGTTCCGAAGGACCATCCGGAGCTGGTGGCCGCGCGCGCGGCGGGTGTGGAGATCCGGCCGCGCATGGCGCTGCTGGACGAACTGCTGCGGGCCGGGACGAGCATCGGCGTGATCGGCACGCACGGCAAGACGACCACGACCAGCATGATCGCCGTAGCGCTGGCGGGGGCCGGGCTGGACCCGTCGGCGTTCGTGGGCGGCATCGTCCCGGAGTTCGGCAGCAACGCCCGGACGGGCAGCGGTCCCTTCGTGGCCGAGGTGGACGAGAGCGACAAGGGTTTCGCGGCGCTGGCGGCGGGCACGGCGGTGTTCACGAACGCCGAGGACGACCACGTGGGCGGCAACCAGGCCACCTACTGGGAAACGGTGGAGGAGCAGCACGCGGCGTTCGCGCGCTTCGTGGCGCAGTCGGGCCGGGTGCTGCTGTGCGCCGACTGGCCGGGCCTGGACGCCCTGTGCGCAGGCGCCCGTGAGCGCCTGACGTACGGGCAGGCCGAGGGGGCGGACTACCGCGCCGTGAACCTGCGCCCGGACGCGGACGGCACGACGTTCACGGTGCTGCGCCGGGGCGAACCGCTGGCCGAGGCGCGCGTGGCGCTGCCGGGCCTGCACAACGTCCTGAACGCGCTGGCAGCGCTGGCGGTCGTGGACCTGCACGGCGGGAACGTGGAGCAGGCGGCCTCGGCCCTGGCGGAGTTCCGGGGGCCTGGGCGGCGCTGGCAGCGCATCGGGGAACTGAACGGCGCGCTGGTGATCGACGATTACGCGCACAACGCCACGAAGGTCGCGGCGGCGGTGCAGGCGGCCCGGCAGACGGGGCGGCGCGTGCGGGTGGTGTTCCAGCCTCACCGGTATCTGCGCACGCAGCAGTCCTGGCCGCGTCTGGCGGACGCGCTGATGGACGCGGACGAGGTGCTGCTGCTGGACATCGCGGCGGCCAGCGAGACGCCCATTCCCGGCATCCACGCGACGCTGATCAGCGACCGCATGAGCGAAGGCGGGCACGCGGGCGTGCGCTACCTGCCCGACCGCGCCGAGGTGCTGCGCGTGCTGCGCGAGACGGCCGGACCCGGCGACCTGATCGTGACGATGGGCGCGGGCGACGTGTGGAAACTGTCGCGTGAACTGGTGGGGACGCTGTGA
- a CDS encoding UDP-N-acetylmuramate dehydrogenase, producing MTATLSRTGARVERLPLARFTTLGVGGEAEVWFVETHEQLREAMAQPYRILGGGSNLVIADEGVPERVIRLSGPLAERDLTPDPTLSDDTWVVTGWVGGGVPLPGLIRQLQKLGLSGLEGTVGIPAQVGGAVWMNAGTRYGEMFDGLHTLEIVTPEGLRQVTPDDLNWGYRDSGIPRNHIVTRVRLKLRRAAPDEVLAKMDFADQARKGQPKMKTPGCAFKNPGGVSAGKLIDEAGLKGTRVGNALIAPEHANFIVNLGGATAADVHALLDVIRERVPVPMELEYELWPGIASS from the coding sequence GTGACCGCCACGCTCAGCCGCACGGGCGCGCGCGTCGAGCGGCTGCCCCTGGCGCGCTTCACGACGCTGGGCGTCGGCGGCGAGGCCGAGGTGTGGTTTGTCGAGACGCACGAGCAGCTGCGCGAGGCCATGGCGCAGCCGTACCGCATCCTGGGGGGCGGCAGCAACCTCGTGATCGCGGATGAGGGCGTGCCGGAACGCGTGATCCGCCTGAGCGGCCCGCTGGCCGAGCGGGACCTCACGCCGGACCCCACCCTGAGTGACGACACCTGGGTCGTGACCGGCTGGGTGGGCGGCGGCGTGCCCCTGCCCGGATTGATCCGGCAGCTGCAGAAGCTGGGTCTGAGCGGCCTGGAGGGCACCGTCGGCATTCCCGCGCAGGTGGGCGGCGCGGTGTGGATGAACGCCGGTACCCGCTACGGCGAGATGTTCGACGGGCTGCACACCCTGGAGATCGTCACGCCCGAGGGGTTGCGGCAGGTCACGCCGGACGACCTGAACTGGGGCTACCGCGACAGCGGTATTCCGCGCAACCACATCGTGACCCGAGTGCGCCTGAAACTGCGCCGCGCCGCGCCCGACGAGGTCCTGGCGAAGATGGACTTCGCGGATCAGGCCCGCAAGGGCCAGCCGAAGATGAAGACGCCGGGCTGCGCGTTCAAGAACCCGGGCGGCGTCAGCGCCGGGAAACTCATCGACGAGGCGGGCCTGAAGGGCACCCGCGTCGGCAACGCGCTGATCGCGCCGGAACACGCGAACTTCATCGTGAACCTGGGCGGCGCGACCGCCGCCGACGTGCACGCCCTGCTGGACGTCATCCGCGAGCGCGTGCCGGTCCCGATGGAACTGGAGTACGAACTGTGGCCGGGGATCGCCTCCTCGTGA
- a CDS encoding cell division protein FtsQ/DivIB, whose translation MAAPPAAPDPAGPAPVTSGLDPAPADPAGPAPRRRSRRPLWTALAAALVVGAGVGAWFALPVKTVTVSGNVRLSEARVRTLAGLDGSFGWLYYGAWRARGLLDSPWVQSAAVTRIFPDRVTVQVTERTPAARWQRRPGEVVAVARDGTVLPGATGTAKLPLISGWGPDRVPEVLHLLDTLARYNAQSVSYTPSGVTVKFRSSSVWSGDLRALVKYAGSISMYPDRDIYIYPWGVSVQE comes from the coding sequence GTGGCCGCCCCTCCTGCGGCGCCGGATCCGGCTGGCCCGGCACCGGTCACGTCCGGGCTGGACCCTGCACCTGCTGATCCCGCCGGACCCGCGCCCCGCCGTCGCTCGCGCCGTCCCCTGTGGACGGCCCTGGCGGCGGCGCTCGTGGTGGGGGCCGGGGTGGGCGCGTGGTTCGCGCTGCCCGTGAAGACCGTGACGGTCAGTGGCAACGTCCGCCTGAGCGAGGCGCGGGTACGGACCCTGGCGGGCCTGGACGGCAGTTTCGGCTGGCTGTACTACGGCGCGTGGCGCGCACGGGGCCTGCTGGACAGCCCGTGGGTGCAGTCGGCGGCCGTGACGCGGATCTTCCCGGACCGCGTCACGGTGCAGGTGACGGAACGCACGCCCGCCGCGCGCTGGCAGCGCCGCCCCGGCGAGGTCGTCGCGGTCGCGCGGGACGGAACGGTCCTGCCGGGCGCGACAGGCACGGCGAAACTCCCGCTGATCAGCGGCTGGGGGCCGGACCGGGTGCCGGAAGTCCTGCACCTGCTGGACACCCTGGCCCGCTACAATGCGCAGTCGGTCAGCTATACGCCGTCGGGCGTGACCGTGAAATTCCGCTCCTCGTCGGTGTGGAGTGGCGACCTGCGCGCCCTTGTGAAGTATGCTGGGAGCATCAGCATGTATCCAGACCGTGACATCTACATCTACCCCTGGGGGGTGAGCGTCCAGGAATGA
- the ftsA gene encoding cell division protein FtsA, with product MKENSIIVGLDIGTTKITTVIGEVGPNGSVDIIGEGSVPSEGMKRGSVVNLERATHAIRQSVQSAERVSGVKVESVYVTVAGNHAKAITSHGLAAIRRNQEIGQTDVDRAIENARAVPLDPNLEIIHTLPQEYVVDGQEGIKNPVGMHGVRLEVDVHIVAGTGGPLLNLRRCVQEAGLRVEGFALHALASGLATLEAAEQAQTVIVVDMGGGTTDVAVFKRGNLAHSACIPIGGDHVTADLAQILKIPTEEAENVKRRYGAALPELADQDLTLEITTSSGSTHAITAFELSRIIKPRLAEIFGMIRDEIDQTLGPVELVANGVILTGGAALLRGTPELARDRFRLPVRVGRPRGIGGLTDIVSGPGHAGSVGLVLYGMAEDGMPHLMYGDMAPATTAPTPVPPAPTHTPSAPAPEVSAPESRPAPAPREKDKQGPSLAERMRNWFKDWM from the coding sequence ATGAAAGAGAACAGCATCATCGTCGGCCTGGACATCGGGACCACGAAAATCACCACCGTGATCGGCGAGGTCGGTCCGAACGGCAGCGTCGACATCATCGGTGAAGGCAGCGTGCCCAGCGAGGGCATGAAGCGCGGCTCAGTCGTGAACCTCGAACGGGCCACGCACGCCATCCGGCAGTCGGTGCAGAGCGCCGAACGCGTCAGCGGCGTGAAGGTCGAGTCCGTGTACGTCACGGTCGCCGGGAATCACGCCAAGGCCATCACCAGCCACGGACTGGCCGCGATCCGCCGCAACCAGGAGATCGGGCAGACCGACGTGGACCGCGCCATCGAGAACGCCCGCGCCGTGCCGCTCGATCCCAACCTGGAGATCATCCACACCCTCCCGCAGGAGTACGTCGTGGACGGCCAGGAAGGCATCAAGAACCCGGTCGGAATGCACGGCGTACGCCTGGAGGTCGACGTGCACATCGTCGCCGGGACAGGCGGACCGCTGCTGAACCTGCGCCGCTGCGTGCAGGAGGCCGGGCTGCGCGTCGAGGGTTTCGCGCTGCACGCGCTGGCCAGCGGCCTGGCGACCCTGGAGGCCGCCGAGCAGGCGCAGACGGTCATCGTGGTGGACATGGGCGGCGGGACAACCGACGTGGCCGTGTTCAAACGCGGGAACCTCGCGCACTCGGCGTGCATTCCGATCGGCGGGGATCACGTCACGGCGGACCTCGCGCAGATCCTGAAGATCCCCACCGAGGAGGCCGAGAACGTCAAGCGGCGCTACGGCGCGGCCCTGCCGGAACTCGCCGATCAGGACCTGACGCTGGAGATCACGACGTCGTCGGGCAGCACGCACGCCATCACGGCCTTCGAACTGTCGCGGATCATCAAACCGCGCCTCGCGGAGATCTTCGGCATGATCCGCGACGAGATCGACCAGACCCTCGGGCCTGTCGAGCTCGTGGCGAACGGCGTGATCCTCACGGGCGGCGCGGCGCTGCTGCGCGGCACGCCGGAACTCGCCCGCGACCGCTTCCGCCTGCCGGTCCGGGTGGGCCGCCCGCGCGGCATCGGCGGCCTGACTGACATCGTCAGCGGTCCCGGCCACGCCGGAAGCGTGGGGCTGGTGCTGTACGGCATGGCCGAGGACGGCATGCCGCACCTGATGTACGGCGACATGGCGCCCGCCACGACCGCGCCCACCCCGGTGCCCCCGGCGCCCACCCACACGCCCAGCGCGCCCGCCCCCGAGGTCAGCGCCCCCGAATCCCGCCCGGCCCCCGCGCCGCGCGAGAAGGACAAGCAGGGTCCCAGCCTCGCCGAACGGATGCGTAACTGGTTCAAGGACTGGATGTGA
- the ftsZ gene encoding cell division protein FtsZ encodes MQAARIRVIGLGGAGNNAVNRMIESGLEGVEFIAGNTDAQVLAKSHAEIRIQLGDRLTRGLGAGADPEVGEKAALEDRERIKEYLDGTDMLFITAGMGGGTGTGSAPVVAEIAREMGILTVAIVTRPFRFEGPKRLRVAEEGISKLADRVDGMIVVNNEKLLTAVDKKVSFREAFLIADRVLYYGVKGISDVINVEGMINLDFADVRNLLANSGTVLMGIGAGRGEKVAEEAAMSAIHSPLLERGIEGARRILVNVTGSYDLSMTDANEIVEKIREATGFEEPDILFGITPDEAAGDEVRVTVIATGFNDMPVTVAGGRSSVIDTIVKPVRGGSFDPKDYDIPAFLRNVDRD; translated from the coding sequence ATGCAAGCGGCCAGAATTCGCGTGATCGGCTTGGGCGGGGCGGGCAACAATGCCGTCAACCGCATGATTGAATCGGGACTTGAAGGCGTGGAGTTCATCGCCGGGAACACGGACGCGCAGGTGCTCGCCAAGAGTCACGCGGAGATCCGCATCCAGCTCGGGGACCGCCTGACCCGCGGCCTGGGCGCCGGGGCCGACCCCGAGGTGGGCGAGAAGGCCGCCCTGGAGGACCGCGAGCGCATCAAGGAGTACCTCGACGGGACGGACATGCTGTTCATCACCGCCGGGATGGGCGGCGGCACCGGCACGGGCAGCGCGCCCGTCGTCGCGGAGATCGCCCGCGAGATGGGCATCCTGACGGTCGCGATCGTCACCCGCCCCTTCCGCTTTGAGGGCCCCAAGCGCCTGCGCGTGGCGGAGGAAGGCATCAGCAAGCTGGCGGACCGCGTGGACGGCATGATCGTCGTGAACAACGAGAAGCTGCTGACCGCCGTGGACAAGAAGGTCTCGTTCCGCGAGGCGTTCCTGATCGCCGACCGCGTGCTGTACTACGGCGTGAAGGGCATCAGCGACGTCATCAACGTCGAGGGCATGATCAACCTGGACTTCGCGGACGTGCGCAACCTGCTCGCGAACAGCGGCACGGTCCTGATGGGCATCGGCGCCGGGCGCGGCGAGAAGGTCGCCGAGGAAGCCGCGATGAGCGCCATCCACAGCCCGCTGCTGGAACGCGGCATCGAGGGCGCGCGGCGCATTCTGGTGAACGTGACCGGCAGTTACGACCTGAGCATGACCGACGCGAACGAGATCGTCGAGAAGATCCGCGAGGCGACCGGCTTCGAGGAACCCGACATCCTGTTCGGCATCACGCCCGACGAGGCCGCCGGGGACGAGGTGCGCGTCACCGTCATCGCCACCGGCTTCAACGACATGCCGGTCACCGTGGCCGGCGGGCGTTCCAGCGTGATCGACACGATCGTCAAGCCCGTGCGCGGCGGCAGTTTCGACCCGAAGGACTACGACATTCCCGCGTTCCTGCGCAACGTCGACCGCGACTGA
- a CDS encoding branched-chain amino acid ABC transporter substrate-binding protein: MPRVPTTHLLTVSILALGAAHAQTPVPVKLATISPLSGSISNLGVQVRNGAQLAVNEYAPRFAKLGFRLSLVAFDDQADPATGTAAARKIAADRQVLAVVGALNSGVTIPASAALSASRVAVVNSGSTANQVTDRGLKNVSRIVPRDDAQGPAGAAFLAGTLKAKRVYVLNDKTAYGEGLAAEVEKTLRARGVKVLANEGTEEKSDFSGVIAKIRLQKPDAIYFGGVYNQVGVFLSQLRGAGVTAPVVGGDGLDSPDLARVAGAGGTNVYYTTVSAPLSALPAAKAFAGSYRKAFGRDPQGFAAFAYDAARVALQGILNAAKTNGGKVPSRAQVESAVRAGTYAGLLSGSVKFNADGDRQSAKLYVMKLTGGKVSLSTSVNVTPARR, encoded by the coding sequence ATGCCCCGAGTTCCCACCACCCACCTCCTGACCGTGTCCATCCTGGCCCTGGGTGCCGCGCACGCCCAGACGCCCGTTCCCGTGAAACTCGCGACGATCAGTCCGCTGTCCGGTTCGATCAGCAACCTGGGTGTGCAGGTCCGCAACGGCGCGCAGCTGGCCGTGAACGAGTACGCACCCCGCTTCGCGAAGCTGGGCTTCCGCCTGAGCCTCGTGGCGTTCGACGATCAGGCGGACCCCGCGACCGGCACGGCCGCCGCGCGCAAGATCGCCGCGGACCGTCAGGTGCTCGCGGTGGTGGGCGCGCTGAACAGCGGCGTGACCATCCCCGCGAGCGCCGCGCTGAGTGCCAGCCGGGTGGCGGTCGTGAATTCGGGCAGCACCGCGAATCAGGTGACGGACCGCGGCCTGAAGAACGTGAGCCGGATCGTGCCGCGTGACGACGCGCAGGGTCCGGCCGGAGCGGCGTTCCTGGCGGGGACGCTGAAGGCGAAGCGGGTGTACGTCCTGAACGACAAGACCGCGTACGGCGAGGGGCTGGCCGCCGAGGTCGAGAAGACCCTCAGGGCGCGCGGCGTGAAGGTCCTGGCAAACGAGGGCACCGAGGAGAAGAGCGACTTCAGCGGCGTGATCGCCAAGATCCGCCTGCAGAAACCGGACGCGATCTACTTCGGAGGTGTGTACAACCAGGTGGGCGTGTTCCTCTCGCAGCTGCGCGGCGCGGGTGTCACGGCGCCCGTGGTGGGCGGCGACGGCCTGGACAGCCCGGACCTGGCCCGCGTGGCCGGGGCGGGCGGCACGAACGTGTACTACACGACCGTGTCGGCGCCGCTGAGTGCCCTGCCCGCCGCGAAGGCGTTCGCCGGGTCGTACCGCAAGGCGTTCGGCCGTGATCCGCAGGGCTTCGCGGCGTTCGCGTACGACGCGGCCCGCGTGGCGCTGCAGGGCATCCTGAATGCCGCGAAGACCAACGGTGGGAAGGTGCCCAGCCGCGCGCAGGTGGAATCGGCGGTGCGGGCCGGGACGTACGCCGGACTGCTGTCCGGCAGCGTGAAGTTCAACGCGGACGGGGACCGGCAGAGCGCGAAGCTGTACGTCATGAAGCTCACGGGTGGGAAGGTCAGCCTGAGCACCAGCGTGAACGTGACGCCTGCACGCCGCTGA
- a CDS encoding glycoside hydrolase family 68 protein, translated as MPRPARTARTRHARTLATVTLSLTLAACAPGGSPTPPAPDTRPEGTFTDRWTLQEALQIPADADKTAQTTMPLITSWPQGAQKTLPDQWVWDTWPLKTEDMQIATVRAADGTPYYVLIHLSVDDSVLPGARHDLATLRYSYSTDGRSWQPGGYLFPEGVVLGSRNWAGSALLKADGSVEVYYTVTGERNEGPVQGPSSVLERQHVGDVRGALTADGQLAPQSGSGFPNEGGVGFEQRIALADGVKAEVVGGRVVFSGTWKHRVILRADGTLYQTAAQSDAGPLYGFRDPWAFRNPADGKRYVVFTGNMGGLKSQQTCQPEDLGDATFRAGLGALNAEMPLHNGAIGLAVETAPGAWKLLNPLLTARCVNQELERPNLLMKGGKVYLFFSSHIGKFAPYGDLRDRGEEGLYGFVGDSLRGDYTPLNRGGLVLNTPLNQRYQSYSYDVLPGGLTTLFVDVPGIGNQDISVVSTLPPEQQRAVFGGTLGRTLKLDISGKTTNIVSELNYGQIIP; from the coding sequence ATGCCACGACCTGCCCGTACCGCCCGCACCCGTCATGCCCGCACCCTCGCCACCGTGACCCTGAGCCTGACCCTGGCCGCCTGCGCTCCGGGCGGAAGCCCGACGCCGCCCGCGCCCGACACCCGCCCGGAAGGCACCTTCACGGACCGCTGGACCCTGCAGGAGGCGCTGCAGATCCCGGCCGACGCCGACAAGACCGCTCAGACGACCATGCCGCTGATCACCAGCTGGCCGCAGGGCGCGCAGAAGACCCTGCCGGACCAGTGGGTGTGGGACACCTGGCCGCTGAAGACCGAGGACATGCAGATCGCCACGGTCCGCGCCGCGGACGGCACGCCGTACTACGTGCTCATTCACCTCAGCGTGGACGACAGCGTGCTGCCGGGCGCGCGGCACGACCTCGCCACGCTGCGCTACTCGTACTCCACCGACGGGCGCAGCTGGCAGCCGGGCGGGTACCTGTTCCCGGAGGGCGTGGTACTCGGGTCGCGCAACTGGGCGGGTTCGGCGCTGCTGAAGGCCGACGGCAGCGTCGAGGTGTACTACACCGTGACCGGCGAGCGGAACGAGGGGCCGGTGCAGGGGCCGTCTTCGGTACTGGAACGCCAGCACGTCGGGGACGTGCGGGGCGCCCTGACGGCAGACGGGCAGCTCGCGCCGCAGAGTGGCAGCGGCTTCCCGAACGAGGGCGGAGTCGGGTTCGAGCAGCGGATCGCGCTGGCGGACGGCGTGAAAGCCGAGGTCGTCGGTGGCCGCGTGGTCTTCAGCGGCACCTGGAAGCACCGGGTGATCCTGCGCGCCGACGGCACGCTGTACCAGACGGCCGCGCAGTCCGACGCGGGGCCGCTGTACGGCTTCCGTGACCCGTGGGCGTTCCGGAATCCGGCGGACGGCAAGCGGTACGTGGTGTTCACCGGGAACATGGGCGGCCTGAAATCCCAGCAGACCTGCCAGCCCGAGGATCTGGGCGACGCGACCTTCCGCGCCGGCCTGGGCGCCCTGAACGCCGAGATGCCGCTGCACAACGGCGCGATCGGGCTGGCGGTGGAGACCGCGCCGGGCGCGTGGAAGCTGCTGAACCCGCTGCTCACGGCCCGCTGCGTGAACCAGGAACTGGAGCGGCCGAACCTGCTCATGAAGGGCGGCAAGGTGTACCTGTTCTTCAGCAGCCACATCGGGAAGTTCGCGCCGTACGGGGACCTGCGCGACCGGGGCGAGGAAGGCCTGTACGGGTTCGTGGGCGACTCGCTGCGCGGCGACTACACCCCGCTGAACCGGGGTGGGCTGGTGCTGAACACCCCGCTGAACCAGCGGTACCAGAGTTACTCGTACGACGTGCTGCCCGGCGGCCTGACCACCCTGTTCGTGGACGTGCCGGGCATCGGCAATCAGGACATCAGCGTGGTGTCCACCCTGCCGCCCGAGCAGCAGCGGGCGGTGTTCGGCGGGACGCTGGGCCGGACATTGAAACTCGATATCAGCGGGAAGACCACGAACATCGTGTCGGAACTGAACTACGGGCAGATCATTCCCTGA
- a CDS encoding DUF58 domain-containing protein translates to MTAALLWLALIAAVTGGLWWLARRPPRVTVTREVPGSGFEGGGLPLTVTVTVQSRRPLRVTLSDPTPRGVVPAHELTAAALHIGQTTQTFTTTLRLNRRGHFEWPGLDLAWADPLGLFWQQTTLPATTAVTVYPGTHGLLLPDLLRPLLSEGTLSRQLGLDDPLSLRSAREYVTGDAPGRIHWRLSARRGELVVREPERTAASSLTVFVDASAGGSTFVDSAARLAASLLREGQTLGLPVAAAAAGQVTPAGRGADALHAALHLLARLEPDPAPPALPVTRAGGNLIILTARPSADLTTQALHARATASRVSIVALPEGFYLEPGEQARRQWAGLPDAVRDLERRAAVLAESGILVYVLRGNQSVLTLAG, encoded by the coding sequence ATGACCGCCGCGCTGCTGTGGCTGGCCCTGATCGCCGCGGTGACGGGGGGCCTGTGGTGGCTGGCCCGCCGCCCGCCCCGCGTGACCGTCACGCGTGAGGTTCCGGGCAGCGGCTTCGAGGGCGGCGGGCTGCCCCTGACCGTCACCGTCACCGTGCAGTCCCGCCGACCCCTGCGCGTCACGCTCAGCGACCCCACTCCGCGCGGCGTGGTCCCCGCTCATGAACTGACCGCCGCCGCGCTGCACATCGGGCAGACCACCCAGACCTTCACGACCACCCTGCGCCTGAACCGCCGGGGCCACTTCGAGTGGCCGGGCCTGGACCTCGCGTGGGCCGATCCGCTGGGGCTGTTCTGGCAGCAGACCACCCTGCCCGCCACGACCGCCGTCACCGTGTACCCCGGCACGCACGGCCTGCTCCTGCCGGACCTGCTGCGCCCCCTCCTCTCCGAGGGGACCCTGTCGCGGCAGCTGGGCCTCGACGACCCACTCAGCCTGCGCAGCGCCCGCGAGTACGTCACCGGGGACGCGCCGGGCCGCATCCACTGGCGCCTCAGCGCCCGCCGCGGCGAACTGGTCGTGCGGGAACCCGAACGCACCGCCGCCAGCAGCCTGACCGTCTTCGTGGACGCCAGCGCCGGGGGCAGCACCTTCGTGGACAGCGCCGCCCGGCTGGCCGCGAGCCTCCTGCGCGAGGGCCAGACGCTGGGCCTCCCGGTCGCGGCCGCCGCCGCGGGGCAGGTCACGCCCGCCGGGCGCGGCGCGGACGCCCTGCACGCCGCGCTGCACCTGCTGGCCCGGCTGGAACCCGACCCGGCGCCGCCCGCGCTGCCGGTCACGCGCGCCGGGGGGAACCTGATCATCCTCACCGCCCGCCCCAGCGCCGACCTGACCACCCAGGCGCTGCACGCCCGCGCCACCGCCAGCCGCGTCAGCATCGTCGCGCTGCCCGAAGGCTTCTACCTCGAGCCCGGCGAGCAGGCCCGGCGGCAGTGGGCGGGCCTGCCGGACGCCGTGCGGGACCTCGAACGCCGCGCCGCTGTCCTGGCCGAATCCGGCATTCTGGTCTACGTCCTGCGCGGCAACCAGAGCGTCCTGACCCTGGCGGGCTGA
- a CDS encoding MoxR family ATPase, with the protein MTHTAPTPAFARSILDNVAQVLVGKEDVTRLALAGVLAGGHVLLEDAPGTGKTMLARALAVSLGLDFRRVQFTPDLLPGDVTGVSVYRPDTHEFRFVPGPIFTGVLLADEINRATPKTQSALLEAMAEGQVTESGVTHPLPAPFVVIATQNPVEHEGTYRLPEAQLDRFLLKLSVGYPTPEEEVRMLGRLQGEHPIQALRAVTTPAALLDAQEAVRRVFVSEPVRAYVAGLSAATRAHPLVTLGGGPRASLGLQGTAQALAWLAGRSFVTPDDVQRAATGVLAHRLSLRIEARLQGQSAEGIVAEVLRAQPVPVENAAHA; encoded by the coding sequence ATGACCCACACTGCACCCACGCCCGCCTTCGCCCGCTCGATTCTCGACAACGTCGCCCAGGTCCTGGTCGGCAAGGAGGACGTCACGCGCCTCGCGCTGGCGGGCGTCCTGGCCGGGGGGCACGTCCTGCTGGAGGACGCCCCGGGCACCGGGAAGACCATGCTGGCGCGCGCGCTGGCCGTCAGCCTGGGCCTGGACTTCCGGCGCGTGCAGTTCACGCCGGACCTGCTGCCCGGCGACGTGACCGGCGTCAGCGTGTACCGCCCGGACACCCACGAGTTCCGCTTCGTGCCGGGCCCGATCTTCACCGGGGTGCTGCTCGCGGACGAGATCAACCGCGCCACGCCCAAGACGCAGTCCGCACTGCTGGAAGCCATGGCCGAGGGGCAGGTCACGGAGTCCGGCGTGACCCACCCGCTGCCCGCGCCGTTCGTGGTGATCGCCACGCAGAACCCCGTCGAGCACGAGGGCACCTACCGCCTGCCCGAAGCGCAGCTGGACCGCTTCCTGCTGAAACTCTCGGTCGGGTACCCCACGCCGGAGGAGGAGGTGCGGATGCTGGGCCGCCTGCAGGGCGAGCACCCGATCCAGGCGCTGCGGGCCGTGACGACCCCGGCGGCGCTGCTGGACGCGCAGGAGGCCGTGCGGCGCGTGTTCGTGTCGGAACCCGTGCGGGCGTACGTCGCGGGCCTGAGCGCCGCCACGCGGGCGCACCCCCTGGTCACGCTGGGCGGCGGGCCGCGCGCCAGCCTGGGATTGCAGGGCACGGCGCAGGCCCTGGCGTGGCTCGCGGGACGCTCGTTCGTCACACCGGACGACGTGCAGCGCGCCGCGACCGGCGTCCTCGCGCACCGCCTGAGCCTGCGGATCGAGGCGCGCCTGCAGGGTCAGAGTGCGGAAGGCATCGTCGCGGAGGTCCTGCGCGCCCAGCCGGTCCCGGTCGAGAACGCCGCGCACGCATGA